A region from the Streptomyces sp. 3214.6 genome encodes:
- a CDS encoding uracil-DNA glycosylase, with the protein MAAPDAPAALAELDRRVVGCGACPRLVEWREEVARTKRAAFADWTYWGRPVPGFGPPDARLLIVGLAPAAHGGNRTGRMFTGDRSGDVLYQALYDVGLASQPTSVSVGDGLELYGVRVTSPVHCAPPANKPTPGERDTCRPWLVQELRLLRPTLRVVVVLGAFGWQAALPAFAEAGWTVPRPRPAFAHGTRVPLADPDDGPGLDLFGCFHVSQRNTFTGRLTPGMLRDVLHSAARAAGLAGTAGDIGAT; encoded by the coding sequence ATGGCCGCCCCCGACGCTCCCGCCGCCCTCGCCGAGCTGGACCGGCGGGTCGTGGGCTGTGGGGCGTGTCCTCGGTTGGTGGAGTGGCGTGAGGAGGTGGCTCGTACCAAGCGGGCGGCCTTCGCCGACTGGACGTACTGGGGGCGGCCCGTGCCCGGGTTCGGGCCGCCCGATGCCCGGCTGCTGATCGTCGGGCTCGCTCCGGCCGCGCACGGCGGGAACCGTACGGGCCGTATGTTCACCGGTGACCGTTCCGGGGACGTGCTCTACCAGGCGCTGTACGACGTGGGACTCGCCTCGCAGCCCACCTCCGTCTCCGTCGGCGACGGACTGGAGCTGTACGGCGTGCGCGTCACCTCGCCCGTGCACTGCGCGCCGCCCGCCAACAAGCCCACCCCCGGGGAGCGGGACACCTGCCGGCCCTGGCTGGTGCAGGAGCTGCGGCTGCTGCGGCCGACACTGCGTGTGGTCGTCGTGCTCGGCGCGTTCGGCTGGCAGGCCGCGCTGCCCGCGTTCGCGGAGGCGGGCTGGACGGTGCCCCGGCCTCGACCTGCCTTCGCGCACGGGACCCGGGTGCCGCTCGCCGACCCGGACGACGGCCCCGGCCTCGACCTTTTCGGCTGCTTCCATGTCAGCCAGCGCAACACCTTCACCGGCCGGCTCACCCCCGGCATGCTGCGGGACGTGCTGCACTCGGCCGCACGGGCGGCGGGGCTGGCCGGGACGGCGGGCGATATCGGGGCGACGTAG
- the pip gene encoding prolyl aminopeptidase: MGLYPEIEPYDHGMLDVGDGNRVYWETCGNPRGKPALVLHGGPGSGSAPYFRRLFDPAAYRIVLLDQRGCGRSTPHASAYDTDMSVNTTAHLLADLESLRRWLGIGRWLVWGVSWGSVLGLRYAQTHPGVVSELVLTGVATGSDAEVDLLTRGLGKVFPEAFEGFLAGLPEGEARAGNLAAAYNRLLESPDPEVRERAAGAWTDWETATIPAPPRSVERFEDPVFRLGFARTVTHYWGNGHFLDGEGAVLADAHLLKGVPGTLVQGSLDFGNLLGTVWRLHHAWPGCELVVVDEAGHDVGAPGVAEALVEATDRYARR, translated from the coding sequence ATGGGCCTGTATCCGGAGATCGAACCGTACGACCACGGCATGCTCGACGTCGGGGACGGCAACCGCGTGTACTGGGAGACCTGTGGGAACCCGCGGGGCAAGCCCGCCCTGGTGTTGCACGGGGGGCCGGGTTCCGGGAGCGCGCCGTACTTCCGGCGGCTCTTCGACCCCGCCGCGTACCGGATCGTGCTGCTGGACCAGCGCGGGTGCGGGCGGTCCACCCCGCATGCGAGTGCGTACGACACCGACATGAGCGTCAACACGACGGCTCACCTCCTCGCCGATCTGGAGTCGCTGCGGCGATGGTTGGGGATCGGGCGGTGGCTGGTGTGGGGTGTGTCGTGGGGGTCGGTGCTGGGGCTGCGGTATGCGCAGACGCATCCCGGGGTGGTGAGCGAGCTGGTGCTGACAGGGGTCGCGACGGGGTCCGATGCCGAGGTGGACCTGTTGACCAGGGGGTTGGGGAAGGTGTTCCCGGAGGCGTTCGAGGGGTTCCTGGCTGGGCTGCCGGAGGGCGAGGCACGGGCCGGTAACCTGGCGGCCGCATACAACCGGCTGCTGGAATCGCCCGATCCCGAGGTGCGGGAGCGGGCGGCGGGGGCGTGGACGGACTGGGAGACGGCGACGATTCCGGCGCCGCCGCGGTCCGTCGAGCGGTTCGAGGACCCGGTGTTCCGGCTGGGCTTCGCCCGTACCGTCACCCACTACTGGGGCAACGGTCACTTCCTGGACGGAGAGGGCGCCGTGCTGGCGGACGCTCATCTCCTCAAGGGCGTCCCGGGCACCCTCGTGCAGGGCAGCCTCGACTTCGGCAACCTTCTCGGCACCGTGTGGCGGCTCCATCACGCCTGGCCGGGCTGCGAGTTGGTGGTCGTGGACGAGGCGGGGCACGACGTGGGGGCGCCGGGCGTGGCGGAGGCGCTGGTCGAGGCCACCGACAGGTACGCCCGGCGCTGA
- a CDS encoding LamG domain-containing protein, translating to MVSRRGLLSGAALVGAGAVTGVIGGAGSAAAAAPLDTPFTPVGVPHLAEAERMVQYQRLLAAGHLPTGLSGHWPLDGSGADLSGRDHPVTLGPGASWTTLRAGGELTLNEAYAATASVLDTTTAFTVSAWVRLANDAVLTKMYTAVSQDGTGCSRFLLQYDDAAGAWAFKVRAEDQSVKISALGTTAPVLGKWTHLTGVWDGARVHLYVNGVLEGTADATLSWAAPQGFNIGRARWSGAYVNQFKGAVDDVRAYGRALDADEVSLISGRTARLNNVYFIGSPSSLTWGTPDDLSSWIALARCSSFVTRVLNHTYGWATDAYFTQYFQDRIPEAADYRQAFASGTAGPRFQQIRKVTDLRPGDLIAVDYSGDVEGSTGHIVMVREVKGVFSGVGDFTGETQYAVEVVDCTAEPHGVYALTNYPKYPDTRMVSLVKEEQFQGVGIGHMMFYASNATGEFSRYRWGVNTDRDGAHPVSSRPLAAARIV from the coding sequence ATGGTCAGCAGACGTGGGCTGTTGAGCGGGGCCGCACTCGTGGGGGCGGGCGCGGTGACCGGCGTGATCGGCGGCGCCGGGAGCGCGGCCGCCGCCGCCCCACTGGACACCCCGTTCACACCGGTCGGCGTACCGCATCTCGCCGAGGCCGAGCGCATGGTCCAGTACCAGCGTCTCCTGGCGGCCGGCCACCTGCCCACCGGCCTGAGCGGTCACTGGCCCCTCGACGGATCCGGCGCCGACCTCTCCGGCCGCGACCACCCCGTCACCCTCGGCCCGGGCGCGAGCTGGACGACCCTGCGGGCAGGCGGCGAACTCACCCTGAACGAGGCCTACGCCGCGACCGCCTCCGTACTCGACACCACGACCGCGTTCACGGTCTCCGCCTGGGTACGCCTCGCGAACGACGCCGTCCTGACGAAGATGTACACGGCGGTCAGCCAGGACGGCACCGGCTGCAGCCGCTTCCTGCTCCAGTACGACGACGCGGCCGGTGCCTGGGCGTTCAAGGTGCGCGCCGAGGACCAGAGCGTCAAGATCTCCGCCCTCGGCACCACCGCCCCCGTGCTCGGCAAGTGGACCCACCTGACCGGAGTGTGGGACGGCGCCCGCGTCCACCTCTATGTGAACGGCGTACTCGAAGGCACCGCCGACGCCACCCTGTCATGGGCGGCGCCCCAGGGCTTCAACATAGGCCGGGCCCGCTGGAGCGGCGCATACGTCAACCAGTTCAAGGGCGCCGTCGACGACGTCCGCGCCTACGGCCGCGCCCTCGACGCCGACGAAGTCTCCCTGATCAGCGGCCGCACGGCCCGACTCAACAACGTCTACTTCATCGGCTCCCCGTCCAGCCTCACCTGGGGCACCCCCGACGACCTGTCCAGCTGGATCGCGCTGGCCCGCTGCTCGTCCTTCGTCACCCGCGTGCTGAACCACACCTACGGATGGGCCACCGACGCCTACTTCACCCAGTACTTCCAGGACCGCATCCCCGAAGCCGCCGACTACCGCCAGGCCTTCGCCAGCGGCACCGCCGGCCCCCGTTTCCAGCAGATCCGCAAGGTCACGGACCTTCGGCCCGGCGACCTCATCGCCGTGGACTACAGCGGCGACGTCGAGGGCAGCACCGGCCACATCGTCATGGTCCGCGAGGTCAAGGGCGTCTTCAGCGGAGTCGGGGACTTCACCGGAGAGACCCAGTACGCCGTCGAAGTGGTCGACTGCACGGCCGAACCGCACGGCGTGTACGCGCTGACCAACTACCCCAAGTACCCCGACACCCGCATGGTCAGCCTCGTGAAGGAAGAACAGTTCCAGGGCGTCGGCATCGGCCACATGATGTTCTATGCCTCCAACGCCACCGGGGAGTTCTCCCGCTACCGGTGGGGCGTCAACACCGACCGGGACGGTGCCCACCCCGTCTCGTCACGGCCGCTCGCCGCGGCCCGCATCGTCTGA
- a CDS encoding GntR family transcriptional regulator encodes MTKIEPVEPIGAVRERVLVTLRQEIIAGRLRPGDRLVERELADRFGVSRVPVREAIRALVAEGFVLFETPRRTVVRRLSPTDVKELFELREALEVYAAGLAAARATPEDLADLRELLASAAHATETGDAEAITDINTRFHDRLLAMAGNTLLISVMEPVGGRLQWLTRRNEEWPQLLTEHQELYDAIASGDPERARTHALNHVQANYRSTVRHLFGTSADTTPSEPSQEPSAQPSAQPSAQSSTRSSA; translated from the coding sequence ATGACGAAGATCGAACCGGTCGAACCGATCGGAGCGGTGCGCGAGCGCGTCCTGGTAACCCTGCGGCAGGAGATCATCGCCGGTCGACTGCGCCCCGGCGACCGGCTCGTCGAACGGGAGCTGGCCGACCGGTTCGGTGTCTCCAGGGTTCCCGTCCGGGAGGCCATCCGGGCACTGGTCGCCGAGGGCTTCGTCCTGTTCGAAACCCCCCGCCGCACGGTCGTACGGCGACTGAGCCCCACCGACGTGAAGGAACTCTTCGAACTGCGCGAGGCGTTGGAGGTGTACGCGGCCGGACTGGCCGCCGCCCGCGCCACCCCGGAGGACCTCGCCGACCTGCGGGAACTGCTGGCGAGCGCGGCACACGCCACCGAGACCGGGGACGCCGAAGCGATCACCGACATCAACACCCGCTTCCACGACCGCCTCCTCGCCATGGCCGGCAACACCCTGCTGATCTCCGTCATGGAACCGGTCGGCGGCCGCCTGCAATGGCTCACCCGACGCAACGAGGAATGGCCCCAACTCCTCACCGAACACCAGGAGCTCTACGACGCCATCGCCTCCGGCGACCCCGAGCGCGCCCGCACCCACGCCCTGAACCACGTGCAGGCCAACTACCGCTCCACCGTGCGACACCTCTTCGGGACATCGGCCGACACCACGCCCTCAGAGCCGTCCCAAGAGCCGTCCGCACAACCGTCCGCACAACCGTCCGCTCAATCTTCCACCCGGTCTTCCGCCTAG
- a CDS encoding NCS1 family nucleobase:cation symporter-1: MSLADSAEATGAPAFVPDPRLTNEDLAPAEQRNWKVFDLFAMWMSDVHNLGNYTFAAGLLVLGMNVWQIFTSLLVGFVLIYIGMNWMGKIGQRHGVPFPVVSRISFGVWGANIPALIRAVIAIMWYGIQTYLASVAVNVMLLAAWPGLESWTHSSFLGLDALGWVSFLSLWLIQALIISQGMESVRKFQDFCGPAIWLVMIALAIWVLSKAGWTISLTSTPHPVSVGEQWRQWFGAIGLILATYGTLMLNFCDFSRFAPDYKTVRRGNFWGLPLNSTAFVVVSVIVTAGSLEVFGEAITDPAELVAKVGNTWVLVLGALTFAIATMGVNIVANFVSPAYDLANVWPQKISFKVGGMISTVAALVVTPWNLFSNPTVVNYFLGGLGAFLGPLFGVIMVDYYWVKRGRVDVNELFDATPGSRYYYRKGVNPKALWAFLPSAAVAAVLALVKTFSDVAPYSWFIGTALGAGLYLLLCRSERTAGSLATATDKPVEV, translated from the coding sequence GTGTCCCTCGCCGACAGCGCCGAAGCCACCGGCGCACCAGCGTTCGTCCCTGACCCCCGGCTCACCAACGAAGACCTCGCGCCCGCCGAGCAGCGGAACTGGAAGGTCTTCGACCTCTTCGCCATGTGGATGTCGGACGTCCACAACCTCGGCAACTACACCTTCGCCGCCGGCCTGCTGGTCCTCGGCATGAACGTGTGGCAGATTTTCACATCCCTCCTCGTCGGCTTCGTGCTCATCTACATCGGCATGAACTGGATGGGGAAGATCGGCCAGCGCCACGGTGTGCCCTTCCCGGTGGTCAGCCGCATCAGCTTCGGCGTCTGGGGCGCCAACATCCCGGCCCTCATCCGCGCCGTGATCGCCATCATGTGGTACGGCATCCAGACCTACCTCGCCTCCGTCGCCGTCAACGTGATGCTGCTGGCGGCCTGGCCGGGCCTGGAGTCCTGGACGCACAGCTCCTTCCTGGGCCTCGACGCGCTCGGCTGGGTGTCCTTCCTGTCCCTCTGGCTGATCCAGGCGCTGATCATCAGCCAGGGCATGGAGTCGGTGCGCAAGTTCCAGGACTTCTGCGGTCCGGCGATCTGGCTGGTGATGATCGCGCTGGCGATCTGGGTCCTTTCCAAGGCCGGCTGGACCATCTCGCTCACCTCCACCCCGCACCCCGTCTCCGTGGGCGAGCAGTGGCGGCAGTGGTTCGGCGCGATCGGACTGATCCTCGCCACGTACGGCACGCTGATGTTGAACTTCTGCGACTTCTCCCGCTTCGCACCCGACTACAAGACGGTCCGCCGCGGCAACTTCTGGGGGCTGCCGCTCAACTCGACGGCGTTCGTGGTCGTCTCCGTGATCGTCACCGCCGGCTCGCTGGAGGTGTTCGGCGAGGCCATCACCGATCCGGCGGAGCTGGTCGCCAAGGTCGGCAACACCTGGGTGCTGGTCCTGGGCGCGCTCACCTTCGCCATCGCCACCATGGGCGTCAACATCGTCGCCAACTTCGTCTCGCCGGCGTACGACCTCGCCAACGTCTGGCCGCAGAAGATCAGCTTCAAGGTCGGCGGCATGATCAGCACGGTCGCCGCACTGGTCGTCACCCCCTGGAACCTCTTCTCCAACCCGACCGTCGTCAACTACTTCCTCGGCGGCCTCGGCGCGTTCCTCGGCCCCCTGTTCGGCGTGATCATGGTCGACTACTACTGGGTCAAGCGCGGCCGCGTCGACGTCAACGAACTGTTCGACGCCACCCCCGGATCCCGCTACTACTACCGCAAGGGCGTCAACCCCAAGGCGCTGTGGGCGTTCCTGCCCTCCGCGGCGGTCGCGGCGGTGCTCGCGCTGGTGAAGACGTTCAGCGACGTGGCCCCGTACTCCTGGTTCATCGGGACGGCCCTCGGGGCCGGCCTGTACCTGCTGCTGTGCCGCAGCGAGCGGACGGCAGGGTCCTTGGCGACCGCTACCGACAAGCCCGTGGAGGTCTGA
- a CDS encoding aspartate/glutamate racemase family protein, producing MRIVVTNCNTTQEMTEEIVRGARAAAGPGTTVIGLTPDWGPESAEGWLDSYLSAAAVMDRLRTYDGPPYDAVVMAGFGEHGREGVRELVDVPVVDITEAAAHLACLLGRRYGVVTTLERSCGQIEDSLELAGVGRNCAAVVGTGLGVLDLGDADRTEAAFLAAAERARQAGAEVLVLGCAGMTGLQQAVGDKLGLPVVDGVGAAVKLAEALVGLGLTTSRAGSFAKPVPKRRVWRAE from the coding sequence GTGCGGATCGTCGTCACCAACTGCAACACCACGCAGGAGATGACCGAGGAGATCGTACGAGGTGCCCGGGCCGCGGCAGGTCCGGGCACCACCGTGATCGGCCTGACCCCCGACTGGGGACCCGAGTCGGCGGAGGGCTGGCTCGACAGCTATCTCTCGGCCGCGGCCGTCATGGATCGCCTGCGCACCTACGACGGCCCGCCCTACGACGCCGTCGTCATGGCTGGCTTCGGTGAGCACGGCCGCGAGGGCGTACGGGAGCTGGTCGACGTGCCCGTCGTCGACATCACCGAGGCCGCGGCCCATCTGGCCTGTCTGCTGGGCCGCCGCTACGGCGTCGTCACCACCCTGGAACGGTCCTGCGGCCAGATCGAGGACAGCCTGGAACTGGCGGGGGTGGGCCGTAACTGCGCCGCTGTCGTCGGCACCGGTCTCGGCGTTCTCGACCTGGGCGACGCCGACCGCACGGAGGCGGCCTTCCTCGCGGCCGCCGAGCGGGCCCGTCAAGCCGGCGCCGAAGTGCTGGTGCTCGGCTGCGCCGGCATGACGGGGCTGCAGCAGGCGGTGGGAGACAAACTCGGCCTTCCGGTCGTCGACGGCGTCGGGGCGGCGGTGAAGTTGGCTGAGGCACTGGTGGGACTGGGCCTGACGACCAGCCGCGCGGGGAGCTTCGCAAAGCCGGTACCGAAACGACGCGTGTGGCGCGCCGAGTAG